A region of bacterium DNA encodes the following proteins:
- a CDS encoding DUF4340 domain-containing protein, whose amino-acid sequence MRLRWRMTLAALALLLLAALLVVLRERGETARVAERLAAGYLYPQPIESLRWFELVYPDKTLRVERVGEAPAWQLTAPVRDPGDSVVIGRLLATLASQKVERWLPPATAAEAASYGLAAPRLTLRLGRAGGIDSLRFGDLNPVEKRLWVAVSWRDSLALVSTLLRTHALKGRYELADKRPLGTQPR is encoded by the coding sequence ATGAGGCTTCGTTGGCGCATGACGCTTGCCGCGCTCGCGCTGCTGCTGCTCGCCGCGCTGCTCGTCGTCCTGCGCGAGCGCGGCGAGACCGCGCGCGTCGCCGAGCGCCTGGCGGCGGGCTACCTCTACCCGCAGCCCATCGAGAGTCTGCGCTGGTTCGAGCTCGTCTATCCCGACAAGACCCTGCGCGTGGAGCGCGTGGGCGAGGCGCCCGCCTGGCAGCTCACGGCGCCCGTGCGCGACCCGGGCGACAGCGTGGTGATCGGCCGGCTGCTCGCCACCCTCGCCTCGCAGAAGGTCGAACGCTGGCTGCCGCCGGCCACCGCCGCCGAGGCGGCGAGCTACGGGCTCGCCGCGCCGCGTCTCACCCTGCGCCTGGGGCGGGCGGGCGGCATCGACAGCCTGCGCTTCGGCGATCTCAATCCGGTCGAGAAGCGGCTCTGGGTGGCGGTGAGCTGGCGCGACTCGCTGGCCCTGGTCTCGACCCTGCTGCGCACCCACGCGCTCAAGGGCCGCTACGAACTGGCCGACAAACGGCCGCTCGGCACCCAGCCCCGC